The nucleotide sequence TGCCGCGAAAGAAGCTATCAAAAAATGTTTTTTATCCTCAGGATTGGCTGTGCAAATTGGATTCAATGAAATTGAAATTCTACCTTCTGATACTGGTGCGCCGATTGTTTTACCAATCCACAAATATAAATATAATAATCTAAAAGTAAGCATTTCCCACGAATTCGAATATGCCATAGCTATGGCCATCTTGGCAATCTAAATGCAGTTAGTTACTCGCCAACAATCGCGAGACTTTGATCGATTAGCCATGGCTGAGTATGGCATAACTGGCGAAATATTAATGGGGAATGCCGGTCAAAAAATAGCAGAATTTGTTCGTGCTCAACTGGTTAACATACATCAGCCACATATAGGAATTGTTTGTGGAAAAGGGAATAATGGGGGAGATGGATATGCCACTGCTGTGATCCTTTATAACTGGGGTTTTCGTGTTACCATATACTCATTGGTTGTGAATGAGGTGAAAGGTGATTCCAAAATTTATCATGAACAATGTAATGAAGCAGGAATAACCATTATTTATAATGCCTTACTACCCACTACAAAACCAAAATTTGATTTAATGATAGACGGACTTTTAGGTACCGGTTTTATTGGGAAAATTAGAGAAGAACTTTTTCCTTGGGTTGATTGGTTGAATAATTGCTGCGAAACAGTTTCTATTGATATTCCATCGGGTGTGGATGCCAATTCCGGTGTAGTCGATAGTCATGCGGTAAACGCCAATCATACGATTACTATGGGTTTTTCAAAAGTGGGTATGATGATTGAACCGGGGAAAAGTTATTCCGGGCGGATACATCCTGTGGATATTGGTTTCCCTAATATTGTGTCTGATTTAGATGGTCGTAAATGGTCAGCTATTTCTCAGGAAGAAATTCAAACAATTATAAAACCCCTACACAAATCAACCTATAAGCATATCCAAGGAAAAGTGCTTTTAATTGCCGGATCAAAAGGGATGACCGGTGCGGCCTATCTCTCCACAATGGCAGCCTTGCGAAGTGGTGCTGGATTAACCATTACTTGTGCTCCCGCATCACTTAATAGTATTTATGAGGAAAAAATAACAGAAGGAATGACCGTTCCATGCGAGGATAACGGCCGTGGATATTTATCCAAAGAAAATTATAATGAAATTATGAAATGGGTAGAATGGTGTGATGTGGTAGCAATAGGACCCGGTTTAGGAAATAATAGTGGAACTGCAGATTTGGTTGAAAAATTGGTTCAAGCTGTTGAAAAACCTATGGTAATTGATGCGGATGGGTTACGGCCATTTTATAACAATATGGATTTGTTCAACCAAATTAAGAATGAATTTGTGATTACACCGCACTTGGGTGAAATGAGCCAATTGATAGATACCCCCGCAGATAGAATACGCAATGACCTCCCCACCGCAATTGATAAAATGATTAATAATTTTGCTGGTGTACTTATTGCCAAATTTGCACCTTCTTTGGTTGCATGGGGTAGTAAAGGTGCTGTTAATTCCACCGGGAATCCAGGCTTAGCTACGGCAGGGTCAGGTGATGTATTGACTGGAATGGTGGCATCTTTCATGGCACAAGGATTCAATGCAGTAAATGCGGCAAAAGCAGCAATCTATATACACGGAAAGGCAGCAGATCAATTGGCGAAATCCATTAGTCAGCGCGGTATGATCGCGGGAGATTTATTATATAAAATCGGCAAGGTTCTACATGAATATGAATCATAAAACGTTTCGCATTCTATTGGTTGCCTATATGCTATTGATATTGAGCGTATCCAGTTTGCCGGGCCAAAGTATCCCAAAGACTTGGCTGCTTACATGGGATAAACTGATTCACTTGGTGGAATATTTTATTTTGGGCGTGTTGGCTATGAAAAGTATGAATTCCATATTAACAAAGAATCTGAAATTCGTAATCTCATTTGGAATCTTTTTTGGTTTCACGGATGAATATTTACAATCATTTATATCAGGACGGTTCTCCAGCGGATGGGACGTACTTGCGGATACGATAGGTGTTGTCATTGGAGCACTCCTTGTTTTAGGAAATGATAAAAAGTGATTAACCATATTT is from Candidatus Neomarinimicrobiota bacterium and encodes:
- the acpS gene encoding holo-ACP synthase; this encodes MGTDIVSVKRIKQLLEKHGNRFKQKTFTPKEIVYCDGKAEPAIHYAGRFAAKEAIKKCFLSSGLAVQIGFNEIEILPSDTGAPIVLPIHKYKYNNLKVSISHEFEYAIAMAILAI
- a CDS encoding NAD(P)H-hydrate dehydratase, which gives rise to MQLVTRQQSRDFDRLAMAEYGITGEILMGNAGQKIAEFVRAQLVNIHQPHIGIVCGKGNNGGDGYATAVILYNWGFRVTIYSLVVNEVKGDSKIYHEQCNEAGITIIYNALLPTTKPKFDLMIDGLLGTGFIGKIREELFPWVDWLNNCCETVSIDIPSGVDANSGVVDSHAVNANHTITMGFSKVGMMIEPGKSYSGRIHPVDIGFPNIVSDLDGRKWSAISQEEIQTIIKPLHKSTYKHIQGKVLLIAGSKGMTGAAYLSTMAALRSGAGLTITCAPASLNSIYEEKITEGMTVPCEDNGRGYLSKENYNEIMKWVEWCDVVAIGPGLGNNSGTADLVEKLVQAVEKPMVIDADGLRPFYNNMDLFNQIKNEFVITPHLGEMSQLIDTPADRIRNDLPTAIDKMINNFAGVLIAKFAPSLVAWGSKGAVNSTGNPGLATAGSGDVLTGMVASFMAQGFNAVNAAKAAIYIHGKAADQLAKSISQRGMIAGDLLYKIGKVLHEYES
- the vanZ gene encoding VanZ family protein; amino-acid sequence: MNHKTFRILLVAYMLLILSVSSLPGQSIPKTWLLTWDKLIHLVEYFILGVLAMKSMNSILTKNLKFVISFGIFFGFTDEYLQSFISGRFSSGWDVLADTIGVVIGALLVLGNDKK